The sequence ATCGAGACCGCCGATGCGGTCGATGTCAATGACCGGGTGTTCCGCCGGGCCATGAGTGGAGTGTCGGCGATCCAGACACCGCCGAATCTTGCGGGCGATCCCAGAGGCTGGCCGGAACGTCCAGGTGGGGGGGCTGGCAAGCATGTATTCGGCGCAGCGTTGCCACGGCTGATCTATGTGCGCTGGCAGTCCCTGGCGGAGCCGCAGACCTATCAGGCCTATATCGTGATTCCCGAGGCGATTCAAAAGGAGATGGTCAAGGGAGAGAAAGGCTATTGCGCCGCGACAGGGCGGTGGAAAACTGATTACCGCAATATGCTGACCATTGGCCTGGCTCCCGGAGGCATCACCAAGACATGGCTCATGGGCCCGTGTCTGGAGCCGATCGAAGTGGCGCGGGTCGAGGGCGAGGTGGTGAAGCGCGGACCATCCCAGGGCTTGACTGACGGCAGATATGCCTTGCCCTTGGAGCCTGAGTCCAAAGCCTATATCGAGAAATATGGGATTCCGTATGACAGTTGGTAAGGCAGCGGATTTCGCCCTGCCTGAGGAGTTGCAGCCGATCTCCGAGAAATTACGGGCACAGGCGCTGGGGGATTCCACAGTCGATTTAACGGCTGAAGAAGCGGCGCTGCTGCGTCGGCGCTATATACACCTGTCCGCCCACTGGAACGCGACTAGCAACAGTGCACTGGACATATTGTTCATCAATCGGCCAGCCGAGCATGCACTGCGCAAGGTCTATCCCAATGCCTAGATTCGGATGGATAGGCCCATGGCTGTTGGTCCTGTGCCTAAGCGGCTGCGCCAACGGCTCCGAGTTGCCCTACGAGGATGTGCCTGCCTGGCGCTTGGGCTTTCTGGCACCCAACTATATGGAAGTATGGATCGAGACCGCCGATGCGGTTGATGTCAATGACCGGGTGTTCCGCCGGGCCATGAGTGGAGTGTCAGCGATCCAGACGCCGCCAAATCTTGCGGGCGACCCCAGAGGCTGGCCGGAACGTCCAGGTGGGGGGGCTGGCAAGCATGTATTCGGCGCAGCGTTGCCACGGCTGATCTATGTGCGCTGGCAGTCTCTGGCGGAGCCGCAGACCTATCAGGCTTATATCGTGATTCCCGAGGCGATTCAAAAAGAGATGGTCAAGCCGGAAAGGACCTATTGTGCTTTCGACGATAAATGGATCACTGACTATCGCAACATAGTGACCATTGGCCTGGCTCCCGGAGGCATCACCAAGACATGGCTCATGGGCCCGTGTCTGGAGCCGATCGAAGTGGCGCGGGTCAAGGGCGAGGTGGTGAAGCGCGGACCGTCCCAGGGCTTGACTGACGGCAGATATGCCTTGCCCTTGGAGCCTGAGTCCAAAGCCTATATCGAGAAATATGGGATTCCATATGACAGTTGGTGAAACCGCTGCTGCTGATAGCGGCGCAGCGGTTCTCGCTCGAGAGGTTTGACAGTTAGTTACGAGCGTCTCTAACGCCTTCGCTCAGCTCGCGGCACAAGCCCAGCACACCCTCGATCGCCTGTGGGCCGCTTTCGGCCTTGGCGATCTGGTCGATCAGGGCGGAGCCGACCACGACGCCGTCTGCGCGGCGCGCAATGGCCGCGGCCTGTTCCGGTGTGCGGATGCCGAAGCCGATGGCAATCGGCAGGTCGGTGTGGCGCTTGAGCCGGGCGACGGCTGTTTCGATGTGTTCCAGCGTTGCCGAACCTGCGCCGGTCACACCCGCGACCGAGACGTAGTAGACGAAGCCCGAGCTGCCGTCGAGCACGGTCGGCACGCGTTTGTCGTCGGTGGTCGGGGTGGTCAGGCGGATGAAGTCGATGCCCGCGGCCTGGGCCGGGTCGCAGAGGTCTTCGTTGTGTTCCGGCGGCAAGTCGACCACGATCAGACCGTCGACGCCCGCTTGCACTGCCTCCTGGATGAAGCGCTCGACACCCATCTTGTGGATGGGGTTGAAGTAGCCCATCAGCACCAGCGGCGTGTCCTGATTGCCCTGGCGGAATTCACGAACCATCTGCAGCGTCTTGGCCAGGTCCTGCCTGGCGGCCAGGGCGCGGATGTTGGCCAGCTGGATCGCCGGGCCGTCGGCCATCGGATCGGTGAAGGGCATGCCCAGCTCGATCACGTCGGCGCCGGCGGCGGGCAGGCCCTTGAGGATTTC is a genomic window of Stutzerimonas stutzeri containing:
- a CDS encoding DUF2931 family protein, translated to MPRFRWIRPWLLVLCLSGCAKGSELPYEDVPAWYLGFLAPNYMEVWIETADAVDVNDRVFRRAMSGVSAIQTPPNLAGDPRGWPERPGGGAGKHVFGAALPRLIYVRWQSLAEPQTYQAYIVIPEAIQKEMVKGEKGYCAATGRWKTDYRNMLTIGLAPGGITKTWLMGPCLEPIEVARVEGEVVKRGPSQGLTDGRYALPLEPESKAYIEKYGIPYDSW
- a CDS encoding DUF2931 family protein translates to MPRFGWIGPWLLVLCLSGCANGSELPYEDVPAWRLGFLAPNYMEVWIETADAVDVNDRVFRRAMSGVSAIQTPPNLAGDPRGWPERPGGGAGKHVFGAALPRLIYVRWQSLAEPQTYQAYIVIPEAIQKEMVKPERTYCAFDDKWITDYRNIVTIGLAPGGITKTWLMGPCLEPIEVARVKGEVVKRGPSQGLTDGRYALPLEPESKAYIEKYGIPYDSW
- the trpA gene encoding tryptophan synthase subunit alpha: MSRLQTRFAQLKQENRAALVTFVTAGDPDYATSLEILKGLPAAGADVIELGMPFTDPMADGPAIQLANIRALAARQDLAKTLQMVREFRQGNQDTPLVLMGYFNPIHKMGVERFIQEAVQAGVDGLIVVDLPPEHNEDLCDPAQAAGIDFIRLTTPTTDDKRVPTVLDGSSGFVYYVSVAGVTGAGSATLEHIETAVARLKRHTDLPIAIGFGIRTPEQAAAIARRADGVVVGSALIDQIAKAESGPQAIEGVLGLCRELSEGVRDARN